A stretch of Myroides oncorhynchi DNA encodes these proteins:
- a CDS encoding acyl-CoA thioesterase: MGFNNNDYRFYHPLEIRWSDMDALGHVNNVMYIDYFQIGRGFYMNQASTTWDWYKHMFVIANISCNYLKEINLSVKHPRVGVRISKMGSKSFEIEYTIVSEGENRELIVHAIGTSTQVMIDIQEKKTIEIPNWLREEVLAFEPGL; the protein is encoded by the coding sequence ATGGGATTTAATAACAATGATTATAGATTTTACCATCCGCTAGAAATTAGATGGAGTGATATGGATGCTTTAGGACATGTAAATAATGTTATGTATATAGATTATTTCCAAATAGGAAGAGGTTTTTATATGAATCAAGCGAGTACAACATGGGACTGGTATAAACATATGTTTGTTATTGCTAACATTTCATGTAATTATCTCAAAGAGATAAACTTGTCGGTTAAACATCCAAGAGTAGGAGTGAGGATTTCGAAAATGGGAAGCAAAAGTTTTGAAATAGAATATACTATTGTCAGTGAAGGTGAAAATAGGGAATTGATAGTGCACGCCATAGGAACTAGCACTCAAGTAATGATTGATATTCAGGAGAAAAAGACGATAGAAATACCAAATTGGTTAAGAGAAGAAGTTTTGGCATTTGAACCAGGACTATAG